The Acidimicrobiia bacterium genome includes a window with the following:
- a CDS encoding ATP-dependent Clp protease ATP-binding subunit, whose translation MFERFTDRARRVVVLAQEEARLLNHNYIGTEHILLGLIHEGEGVAARALESLGISLESVRSQVVEIIGQGAQAPSGHIPFTPRAKKVLELSLREALQLGHNYIGTEHILLGLIREGEGVAAQVLQKLGAELHKVRQTVIQLLSGSQSDEPSSSESSGPSGRSSRGGGSEGAGGSTVLDQFGRNLTQYARERKLDPVIGRQREIERVMQILSRRTKNNPVLIGEPGVGKTAIVEGLAQRIVAGDVPGTLTGKHLYTLDLGALVAGSRYRGDFEERLKKVLKEIRTRGDIILFIDEIHTLVGAGAAEGAIDAASILKPMLARGELQTIGATTLEEYRKYLEKDSALERRFQPIQVEEPTVAETIQILTGLREKYEAHHRASYTDQALVSAANLADRYIADRQLPDKAIDLIDEAGSRMRINRKPGTPELESLEERLTDVRSRKDTAVQDQQYERAAQLRDEERLLVTERSEMEAAGADPNDVVGSIIGEEQIAEVLAQWTGIPVQSLTEAETAKLLRMEDELHKRIVGQHEAIQAVSRAIRRTRAGLKDPKRPAGSFIFLGPSGVGKTETAKALAEFLFGNENALIQLDMSEYMEKHTVSRLIGSPPGYVGYDEGGQLTEAVRRKPFSVVLFDEIEKAHPDVFNTLLQILEDGRLTDAQGRTVDFKNTVIIMTSNLGTQDLKRKAIGFASESEELSYDRIKEKVTEALKKQFRPEFLNRIDEVIVFHELTMDEVKSIVDLMLVRIREQLKSQALDLVLTDEAKALLGSKGYDPQLGARPLRRALQRMLEDQLSEKVLFGEFTANTTILVDVDPDDPEQISFTRIEAPDQPPVEMADSEG comes from the coding sequence TTGTTCGAACGGTTCACCGATAGAGCGAGACGAGTGGTCGTTCTCGCCCAAGAGGAAGCTCGGCTCCTCAACCACAACTACATCGGCACCGAGCACATCCTTCTCGGGTTGATCCACGAGGGTGAGGGTGTAGCCGCCCGCGCGCTCGAGAGTCTCGGCATCTCCCTCGAGTCGGTTCGCAGCCAGGTCGTCGAGATCATCGGCCAGGGCGCTCAGGCTCCCTCCGGCCACATACCTTTCACGCCACGCGCCAAGAAGGTCTTGGAGCTCTCCCTCCGCGAGGCCCTCCAGCTCGGCCACAACTACATCGGTACCGAGCACATCCTCCTTGGCCTCATCCGCGAGGGTGAGGGCGTCGCCGCCCAGGTACTCCAGAAGCTCGGCGCCGAGCTCCACAAGGTGCGCCAAACCGTCATCCAGCTTCTCTCGGGTTCGCAGAGCGACGAGCCGTCATCGTCCGAATCCTCGGGTCCGTCCGGCCGCAGCAGCCGCGGTGGGGGCTCGGAGGGGGCCGGTGGTTCGACGGTGCTCGACCAGTTCGGCCGCAATCTCACCCAGTACGCCCGCGAGCGCAAGCTCGACCCGGTGATCGGCCGCCAGCGAGAGATCGAGCGGGTGATGCAGATCCTGTCGCGCCGTACCAAGAACAACCCGGTGCTCATCGGCGAGCCCGGCGTCGGGAAGACGGCCATCGTCGAGGGCCTTGCCCAGAGGATCGTCGCCGGCGACGTTCCCGGCACCCTCACCGGCAAGCACCTCTATACCCTCGACCTCGGGGCGCTGGTGGCCGGATCCCGGTACCGCGGCGACTTCGAGGAACGGCTGAAGAAGGTCCTGAAGGAGATCCGCACCCGCGGCGACATCATTCTCTTCATCGACGAGATCCACACCCTGGTCGGCGCCGGCGCCGCCGAGGGTGCCATCGACGCCGCCAGCATCCTCAAGCCGATGCTGGCCCGCGGCGAGCTGCAGACGATCGGGGCGACCACCCTCGAGGAGTACCGCAAGTACCTCGAGAAGGACTCGGCGCTGGAACGTCGCTTCCAGCCGATTCAGGTCGAGGAACCGACGGTTGCCGAGACCATTCAGATCCTCACCGGGCTGCGCGAGAAGTATGAGGCACACCACCGGGCGTCATACACCGACCAGGCGCTGGTGTCCGCCGCCAACCTTGCCGACCGTTACATCGCCGACCGTCAACTGCCGGACAAGGCGATCGACCTCATCGATGAGGCCGGCAGCCGCATGCGGATCAACCGGAAGCCCGGCACCCCCGAGCTCGAGTCGCTCGAGGAGCGACTCACCGATGTCCGTTCCCGCAAGGACACCGCAGTACAGGACCAGCAGTACGAGCGCGCCGCCCAGCTGCGCGACGAGGAGCGGCTCCTGGTCACGGAGCGGTCCGAGATGGAGGCAGCCGGTGCCGACCCCAACGATGTCGTCGGCTCGATCATCGGCGAAGAGCAGATCGCCGAAGTGCTGGCCCAGTGGACCGGCATCCCGGTGCAGAGCCTCACCGAGGCCGAGACCGCCAAGCTGTTGCGGATGGAGGACGAACTCCATAAGCGCATCGTCGGCCAGCACGAGGCCATCCAGGCCGTGAGTCGGGCCATTCGCCGGACCCGCGCCGGGCTCAAGGACCCGAAGCGCCCTGCCGGTTCGTTCATCTTCCTCGGTCCGTCCGGCGTCGGAAAGACCGAGACCGCCAAGGCCCTCGCCGAGTTCCTGTTCGGGAACGAGAACGCACTGATCCAGCTCGACATGTCCGAATACATGGAGAAGCACACCGTCAGCCGCCTCATCGGATCGCCGCCGGGATACGTCGGCTACGACGAGGGTGGGCAGTTGACCGAGGCCGTTCGCCGCAAGCCGTTCTCGGTGGTGCTGTTCGACGAGATCGAGAAGGCCCATCCGGACGTGTTCAACACGCTTCTCCAGATCCTCGAGGACGGCAGGCTCACCGATGCCCAGGGTCGCACGGTCGACTTCAAGAACACCGTGATCATCATGACCTCGAACCTCGGCACCCAGGATCTCAAGCGGAAGGCGATCGGGTTCGCCAGTGAGTCCGAGGAACTGTCCTACGACCGTATCAAGGAGAAGGTCACTGAGGCACTGAAGAAGCAGTTCCGGCCTGAGTTCCTCAACAGGATCGACGAGGTCATCGTCTTCCACGAGCTGACGATGGACGAGGTCAAGTCGATCGTCGACCTGATGCTGGTGCGGATTCGCGAGCAGTTGAAGTCGCAGGCGCTCGATCTCGTGCTCACCGATGAGGCGAAGGCGCTCCTGGGCAGCAAGGGCTACGACCCGCAGCTGGGTGCCCGGCCGTTGCGCCGCGCCCTGCAGCGGATGCTCGAGGACCAGCTCTCCGAGAAGGTGCTGTTCGGCGAATTCACCGCCAACACCACGATTCTGGTGGACGTCGACCCCGACGACCCCGAGCAGATCAGCTTCACCCGCATCGAGGCGCCCGACCAACCCCCCGTGGAGATGGCCGACAGCGAGGGGTAA
- a CDS encoding BMP family ABC transporter substrate-binding protein — MLKRHWGIAALLAAFLLVVAACGDDDATTTSSTGAAATTTTAAGTTTTDGGEDTTTSAPRPEVIVPDFCPEILGAAEAVAEGRGTNVGLTFDLLGRGDQSFNDAAGCGVDWARFYFSVTASEITPTDAAARATDLQLQAENSSIVIGNGFSFEAAFPAVCENNPDVDFAITDSGMLNFALDPPAPYCDNARGMVFAEHEGSFLVGVIAALKTETDIIGFIGGVSGIGLIEKFEAGFLAGARAVNPDIQVLSQYISEFPDFAGFESPDRGREIALAMYDEGADIVYAAAGLSGSGMFAAAKEQSEATGSQVWGIGVDSDQYNTVDATLRPYVLTSMIKRVDVAVFYAIYDHLTGNFTAGPTEYNLAVDGVGYSTTGGFIDDIVDQVEAFKAMIISGEIVVPTLPEDA, encoded by the coding sequence ATGTTGAAGAGACACTGGGGTATCGCCGCGCTCCTCGCGGCATTCCTCCTGGTAGTCGCCGCCTGCGGTGACGACGACGCGACCACCACCAGCTCTACTGGCGCCGCCGCGACGACGACGACCGCGGCCGGGACCACGACGACCGATGGCGGTGAAGACACGACCACCTCGGCCCCTCGGCCGGAGGTGATCGTTCCCGACTTCTGTCCGGAGATTCTCGGCGCCGCCGAAGCGGTGGCGGAGGGCAGAGGCACGAATGTTGGCTTGACGTTCGACCTGCTCGGCCGAGGCGACCAGTCGTTCAACGACGCCGCTGGCTGCGGTGTCGACTGGGCGCGGTTCTACTTCAGCGTGACGGCCTCGGAGATCACTCCGACGGACGCCGCTGCCCGCGCGACCGACCTGCAGCTGCAGGCCGAGAACTCGTCGATCGTCATCGGTAACGGCTTCTCGTTCGAGGCTGCTTTCCCGGCGGTGTGCGAGAACAACCCCGATGTCGACTTCGCGATCACCGACTCCGGCATGTTGAACTTTGCGCTCGATCCGCCGGCGCCATATTGCGACAACGCTCGCGGCATGGTGTTCGCGGAGCACGAGGGCTCGTTCCTCGTCGGTGTCATTGCCGCACTGAAGACCGAGACCGACATCATCGGTTTCATCGGTGGCGTCAGTGGTATCGGACTCATCGAGAAGTTCGAGGCTGGCTTCCTTGCCGGTGCTCGTGCCGTGAACCCCGACATCCAGGTCCTCTCTCAGTACATCAGCGAGTTCCCGGACTTTGCCGGGTTCGAGTCGCCGGACCGTGGTCGTGAGATCGCCCTGGCGATGTACGACGAGGGTGCCGACATCGTGTACGCCGCTGCCGGCCTCTCCGGCTCGGGTATGTTCGCCGCTGCCAAGGAGCAGAGCGAGGCTACGGGTTCGCAGGTGTGGGGCATCGGGGTCGACTCCGACCAGTACAACACGGTCGATGCGACGCTGCGCCCCTACGTGCTGACCTCGATGATCAAGCGGGTCGATGTGGCCGTGTTCTACGCCATCTACGACCACCTGACGGGGAACTTCACCGCTGGTCCGACCGAGTACAACCTCGCGGTGGACGGTGTGGGGTACTCCACGACCGGTGGCTTCATCGACGACATCGTCGACCAGGTCGAGGCCTTCAAGGCCATGATCATCTCCGGCGAGATCGTCGTTCCGACGCTGCCGGAAGACGCGTAA